The genomic stretch tgttgtaacctggttgtgtttgtgggaggaggcgagttcaacgtctgctcacagcgccatcttgacaagTCCCTCCTGCAAGACAATTTTTACGATAAACTGAGGAGCCCATTGTGTCAGACTGGGCTGAGCTATAAAAGTTATTGCCTATCTACTGCAGTCACCCAACCTGCAGGATCCTGGGAATGGAACGTATCTGGGTGGTTCTCTGTATTGTTGGGGCCGTGGCAGGTATGTTTCTGGTGCAATGGTGTCATAAAAGGTTATACACTCATCTTCCTTCCCATAAGACACTGAATCAGGGCCTAGTTGTCTGCATTAGTCCAGGTGAGATGTAAGGGGAGGCGGTTTTGCATAGTGGTTAAACCTGACCTCTGAATCAAATGGAGATtgtaatagtatctacttcaaaGATTTGTGAGGATTGAGACAATGCTTGTCAAGTTGCTGAGCATGGTCTAACACCAAGTTAGCTATAGTTAATAACTGAATAAACAAGTATGCCCCCTGTAGCCTGTATCTTGACTGAGACTCTTGGgtctgtgggggactggaattagccaccccaagatatgtgtctttggcatgaggaatatttggggctggttgcttttttaaaaactgcatacaggaaaggaaaaaactctgaaaagcagagtttacttatcctttgttaagagacatttacattgtaaaggaaatctccatctgtaaagatgtctccctctctgtaccaggaagaggggggatgaccttgcctctagaaactctttatcaatgtggaaggcaagaatttaaatctgcataataatcttactcttgtttactgtgcttgtctggtagcTTCCTGTAACTaactccccccatccccaacctccttctttgtctttagctgaagatgatatttaagctggtggctttggccattttgacaagttgctcaggttgcctgagcctctcccacgtatacatgttataaagctttgtttaattttctcctgttattctgtctcacgtgaatttattttgttctctggccagaagaacccagagagggtagaggaaatgtcttcctcccctacaggttcctggacccaattccaacatGGGGGGAGGGGTTCCCCACACCAACAGGCAATGCCTCAGACACCAGTTGGGTGTCCtaatgatgaggattattttagactggttacttttaaaaactgcagacaggaaggaggctctgagtagtagaatttacttaccctttgttaagagacatttacattgtaaaggaaatctccatctataaaggtgtctccctctctgtaccaggaagaaggagggatgaccttatctctagaaactcttaatcaatgccaaaggcaaggacttaaatctgcatttgtttactgtacttgtgtggtaatctcccatgattgactctccctccacccccaacatcctcttttgttttagctaaaaataatatttaaggtggtggtttcagccatttacttaatctggctTGATTcctatctaaaagttataggaccatcCAATAACAAGACCCCACCTGTATTAATatcattttaacgacttttttacatgttctttcctttgtcttataaagagataactcacatacctatgttttaaatttagccctactctcaacctatgtttgcagcagctcttcctgcccatgggtcctgtccccatgctactccacactattctctgaataaaagagcactactgccagacctttagagtccaagaaatctttctttcaactcctcagctcaccaaccccgcatcgctaacagttcaactcaattctgacactatctacccagagacagcatcagattccgcaggttaagggttcagtcctacaggACTGCCCAcccccttcagatgccagtcgCCAGCCCAGGTTGTTACTATGCTTCTGACTGACTAGCTGTATATCAGAGGgtcccatgacctcctccttggATTTGGTTAATTTgctggagtggctcacagaactcagaaacattttacttactagatcaccagtttgttataaaaggatgtaagtcaggaacagccaggtggaagagatgcagagggcaGGATACCGGGAAAGGGCatagagcttccatgccctctctggatGAGTGAGCCATTCTCCCAGCACCTCCGCGTGTCCACCAGcccggaagctctccaaaccccatcctttcaagtttttattgaggcttcattacataggcatgtttgattaaatcattggccattttggggattgaactcaatctccagcccctctcccctccctggaagtCAGGGGGTAGGACTGGAAGTTCCAACCCTTTATTCACATGGTTGGCTCCTCTGGCAACAAGCcgccatccttaggtgctttccaaagttgcctcattaacataacaaaagacctTTATCATTCTCAACAATTAGGAaatccaagggttttgggagctgtgagccaggaactgtggactaagaccaaatatatgtgagaaatatattttgatcatctgaatgatcaaatatatatttcttataaatcacagtatcgcAGAGACTaagatctattttcttttttccagtgtcCCTCTCCACCCCCATTCCTCAttagccctcccttggcctcttcCCCCACAGGACTATTCATCAGTTCTGGGAGGTTGCATAGGACATTACTTCATTATCTTCCACTGGCTTGATTCCTTTACTTTCCTTAGGGAGAAAAGAAGTGGCAACACATAAAAGCATTTcttgaggccagcccggtggccgagtggttaagttcgctggctctgctgtggcggcccagggttcggatcctgggcgcggacatggcactgctcatcaggtcacgttgaggcggtgtcccacatgccacaactagaaggaccacaactaagatatacaactatgtatggggggggcagggttggggagataaagcaggaaaaaaaaaaaaagattggcaacagttgttagctcaggtgccaatctttaaaaagaaaagcatttcttttGCCATTTTCAGGCTGACCAGTACAAAATTATCTCTATTCCAACGTACATTTTAAACCAATTTTGTATGTTAGTATGTCTTTTGGCCTTTCGAGtcgggaaaaagaaaaataaaaacagtattctGCAGTAGAAAATCCAGTTGACATTTGTTTTACCTTTTGTCATCCCAGGCAAAGTTAGATATCAAATGGAACTTCAAGAACTGACCTCCACTAATTACGCTAAACGCCCTATGGTGTCTGTGAGGCTTTCATATTTGATTCTATTTCCTGAACTGCCTGGTTTTTTCCCCATCTTCAACTGGCTAAGTCCTGCCTGTCCTTCAAGACTTGAATGTTGTTCCCTAGGAAGCCTCTCCTAACGTCTCTTCCCCAACAACATACACTTTTATGAAAGTTAGATATCCTTACTTCAAGCAGCCTCTGCTTATCCTGTCTGCAGTAATTCCCTCCACTGCCATGCTGTGTGGATGTCTCTTCCTTTAGACTGTGAACCTCGTAAGAGCAGGGAGTGCATCTCATTCATCTTGACATTGCCAGTGCTCCATGTACTCACGTAAATGCCTGAATGAGGTGAGTTTAGCCTTGGGCCTGCTTGGTTGTATTGTTAGTTTATGAGGACATCTTGTGGCTAGATCATTTATTGTAAAAATAGACTTGATCCTGTTCTAACGtctatttttccattaatttacCTGTTAGGCAAAACATAACCTAATATTGTTTGGGATGGTTTATATTATATGGTtcagtttctgttttatttcaggGCCTTCTAGGGGCAAACAACAGCAAAACCACTGAAGTTGTGGTTTGTGAAACTTCTGAAATGTCTTCCTGGTGGGGGTCTACAGACTTTCTAGTTAGCGACTGGGGAGACCTGTAGACAGACCTAGATCTAAATCTTAGTTGTCATATCCTGAGTGACCTTGAGAATAAACCACTCTGAATTTGTCACCTACAAAGTGGAAATTGTCCCTTCCTTATTATATAGTGTATGTAAAGtatttggcacagtgcctggcaaatgaaagtgctcaataaatggtagttaccTAGAACCTAACTACCCATTTAATGCTTGAgacattcccccacccccaaatacaACTAACACACCAAATATCCATGTTCTGGCTGAACACCTTTAGTGATGGGGACAATTACTGTTGCTGGATGCAGCGCATTCTAGTCACAGCTCTGCTCCAGCTTCTAAATATGCTATGATGTTTTCTCCTAGTGATTTAGATAGGCTATAAGGAacacatttctattatttttctgtaaatgtccTTTTTAAAGAGGtttgatataaaattttaaattcattgttccacattttatttttcacgtAATTCTTATTATACTATAAATGGGACAGGACCTTAAAAGCAGCTCTTTAACTTTGTTGCATTCTATTGTTAAACTTGTTATTAAAATGGGTTTATGGTATAAGCTTATTAATTCTACTAACTCATTGAATTACTGAACATCTTCCAATccgtttttaaaattgttttcaaccATTCACTatgaagtcatttaaaaaattacttgtgCAAAAACTTGAGAACATTCAAATTAAACCTATGATGGGTTAACAATCACAGGGACCAGCTGGCTTTGTTGGTGCACAATTTCTAAGGAGACATTAACAAATGCCAGGTTTGTACATAAGGCTGAAAATCTCAGATGAAATGTTTGATTTCTGCAGAGGAGTGGAGATTAGTAAAAACTACTActgtttttccccaaatattcctttttctttaaaaacaattttcataaGGCTTAATTTCTATTATAAAGAGATTGGTCACATTTGAATTTCtgaatcagttttttttttgaggtgattCAGTTTAATCCAATGATAGTTCTCGATGGGCTGTCTGGGCTTTCTAATACCACAGAttgttcacaattttttttttttcccccacacttAGGTAACTCTCTTCTCTGCTGTTCCTGGGAAAGTGATTTGTGAAATGAAAGTAGAAGAAGAGCATACCAATAAAATGGGCACTCTCCATGGGGGTTTGATAGCCACTTTAGTGGATAGCATATCAACAGTAGCTCTGCTACTCTCAGAGAGGGGAGCACCTGGAGTCAGTGTCGACATGAACATAACGTATGTATCCAAACTATAccccaaataaatttttttaatgtgataaacTCATTTCAAACAATTGCGACTAAACACATTTATAACATAAAGCAAGCATGAGGTGCCCTTAGCTAGTCATCCTTAAGTGTGGCTATAGATTTGCCCTAAAATACCGCATGGCCTTAGAATCTAGAACTAGAAGAACTAATTTCCAAGTGTAGTGTATATCAGTAGTGAAGGGAGGAGGGGTCTAAACCTTCCAAAAGGCAAGCATTCAGCTTATGTATAGTGGTAGGGAAAAAAGTCATCACAAACTCATGGCTCGTCACCGTTTCATCAGTCCTTAAAAGTGCCACTTGTACAGATATCTTATGAGGGTTATGTTGAGTACATATGGAGAAAGGCCTGAATAAAATTCAAAGGAAAGTTGGAGAAACCTTCATGTATACATTGGCACCTCCTTGTAACAAGGTGAACACAAATGTCCGGTTAGTTTTGCAATCGTGCATCTCTCCCTGCAGCTGCACAGACATGCTCTGTAGGTTTAAACCACATGATCAGGGAGCAGAACCCCAGATGTCAGGCTGTCAGTGTCGTGAAAATGCCTGCAGGCgtcagacatttccaaatgtaaAAAATTCAATTCCAACATGAACTAGTACTGTTGCCGGTCCTGTTGAGTAAAGAGTGCAGGGCCCAGGAAATTAGTTTCAAGACAACTGCTTTTTCCacctaaacaacagaaaaatgatttttgttgGGGGGAGAGGCAGGGGTTAGGGTGGGACAGCTAGCTACGGGACATGAGGGCAATGTAAATAATGTCAGTTATCAAGTTTTTAAACAATCTAAATCTTTTATTAGGTTAACTTAAGAAATGTTCAGTCTCTCTTTACTATAGAAATAAAGTGAAGGTTGCAATAAGCAAATCACAGGACAAGATGCAAATGCTCTTTTGAAAGCAAAATGTACAAAAAGGAGAGGTTCTGCTTATGGTACTGGTGAGCATATTCAGCAGTCCTTATCTTATTCCATGTGATGAGGGGTAAGATGAGTTGATGACTCTGCTTTGCCCTAAGAGCCTCAATTAACAGCAGAGAGGGCTTCAAACCTCACACTGCATTTCATATCTTCTAAGATACTGCTGCTTTCACAACCCTAAGAATTTTTAATAAGCCAAACATAGTTTTGGCCTTTCAAAGTATATGTTGCCCAAAGTATTGGTCACCATCAAGAGATGCCTGACCTTCAAAAATCGATTCACTTGAACAGAAACTAGGACATAGTCTCAAAGATTTACTATAGttatttcaaaagtaaaggaATGGACTGACAGCTTATTACAAGTGGGTAGGAAGTGTgtaatatatgcatgtatgtacaATTCATCACCAGGATTGTAAGGAAGAACCTCATATTAATTCCTTATAATTCTTATATTAAGCCATTTTGGGGTTAAGTAAATTCTAAATATTGATATGACAAGATGTAGACATCAAGTAATACTTCACCTAGGAAGTTAAGCAGATTAAAATGAAAGCTAGAGGAAATCTTTCACCAACCCCAAATAAATATGAAgtgggaaacttaaaaaaaaaaaacgggggggggggggtggtgaaaACCCTTTCTAATATTTATGGGAAAAGAAACTGGTCCAGGTAAGAAATGGGTAAGATGGAACTTGGTCAGGACTAGCCATTCAAATTTGAAACTTGAGTTTCAGAAAGCttactaatattatttttttccctttggaggaagactggccctgagctaacatccgtgcccatcttcctctactttctatgtggcatgcctaccacagcatggcttgtcaagcggtgccatgtccgcactcaagatccgaactggtgaaccccacgccaccaaagtggaacgtgtgcacttaaccgctgtgccaccaggcgggccctaGACTATTTTTAGGAGTAGAATAAGTAACATAGGAAGCCTGTTCTGTGATGCACACAACTTTCccttttaaaacttatttgcTGTTAActgtatttgtttcctttcaaGGTACATGTCACCTGctaaaatgggagaagatataCTGATTACGGCACATATTCTGAAGCAAGGAAAAACACTTGCATTTACCTCTGTGGATCTGACAAACAAGGTCACAGGAAAATTAATAGCACAAGGAAGACACACAAAACACCTGGGAAACTGAGAGAAAAGCCACGTGACCTGAAGAAACCCAACAATGAATATCAGGTGTAAATTTGACTCgaacaaatgtaattttaaaaataaattaacacaaCCAGAAGTAGCTAAGAAATACTTTCTTTGGGGAAGAGGACATAGCAACCAAGTGCGATATAGGGTGAgagtgtattttttcattttaagactCTTCAGTTTGGTTTTAATCGTGATGTTGTGGTACTtggatgaaaaaaaatcttagctcaAAGTGTGATAAAACTTAGGTAAAGCAAAGACACTAACAGGGCCACTTGGAGATAAGATTACCTTAAAACCAAAGCCCATTATTAAGctaaaggagaaatataaattaatggtTAATCCTTAATGAAGTTTAGGTCC from Equus przewalskii isolate Varuska chromosome 19, EquPr2, whole genome shotgun sequence encodes the following:
- the ACOT13 gene encoding acyl-coenzyme A thioesterase 13 isoform X2 translates to MYSRKCLNEVTLFSAVPGKVICEMKVEEEHTNKMGTLHGGLIATLVDSISTVALLLSERGAPGVSVDMNITYMSPAKMGEDILITAHILKQGKTLAFTSVDLTNKVTGKLIAQGRHTKHLGN
- the ACOT13 gene encoding acyl-coenzyme A thioesterase 13 isoform X1, translated to MSRVPKNLQELMKAITGVRGFDRVVEKVTLFSAVPGKVICEMKVEEEHTNKMGTLHGGLIATLVDSISTVALLLSERGAPGVSVDMNITYMSPAKMGEDILITAHILKQGKTLAFTSVDLTNKVTGKLIAQGRHTKHLGN